One genomic segment of Chelonia mydas isolate rCheMyd1 chromosome 1, rCheMyd1.pri.v2, whole genome shotgun sequence includes these proteins:
- the EMP1 gene encoding epithelial membrane protein 1 gives MLVLLAGIFVVHIATVVMLFVSTIANVWMAGTSPRGANSTGLWLNCIAGKCSQITFPEGDMPSLKAVQAFMILAIIFSFVSLVMFVVQLFTMEKGKRFYITGACMLICWLFILIAVSIYTARFPHYFTEPQDHHGYSFILAWICFCFSFIIGVLYLVLRKK, from the exons ATGTTGGTGCTATTGGCTGGTATTTTTGTGGTCCACATTGCCACTGTGGTCATGCTGTTTGTATCCACCATTGCCAAC gTCTGGATGGCAGGTACCTCTCCCAGGGGAGCAAACTCAACAGGACTCTGGCTAAACTGCATTGCTGGGAAATGCAGTCAGATTACATTTCCTGAAGGGGATATGC CTTCCCTCAAAGCAGTGCAAGCCTTCATGATCCTGGCTATCATCTTCTCCTTCGTCTCATTGGTCATGTTTGTGGTGCAGCTCTTCACCATGGAGAAAGGGAAACGCTTCTATATCACTGGAGCCTGCATGCTGATTTGCT GGCTGTTCATTTTGATTGCAGTCTCCATCTACACAGCCCGATTCCCACACTACTTCACAGAGCCTCAAGACCATCATGGCTACTCCTTCATATTGGCCTGGATCTGCTTTTGCTTCAGCTTCATCATTGGCGTCCTCTACCTTGTCCTTAGAAAGAAATAA